In the genome of Phacochoerus africanus isolate WHEZ1 chromosome 10, ROS_Pafr_v1, whole genome shotgun sequence, one region contains:
- the PACRGL gene encoding PACRG-like protein, producing the protein MQKSECHGGVQLRNRVTDDHDERTSLSAQVKHRTTVQQSKSLSTSSSESARQLYPRPSDKLNPKTINPFGEQSRVPSAFAAVYSKGGIPCRLVHGSVKHRLQWECPPENLPFDPLLITLAEGLRETKHPYTFVSKEGFRELLLVTGAPEKAVPLLPRLIPVLKAALVHLDDGVFERGLNALVQLSGVVGPSLNDHLKHLLTSLSKRLRDKKFKEPITSALQKLEQHGGSGSLLIIKSKIPTYCSICC; encoded by the exons ATGCAGAAGTCGGAGTGCCATGGAGGCGTACAGTTGAGAAACAGAGTAACAG ATGACCATGATGAAAGGACATCATTGAGTGCGCAAGTGAAACATAGGACTACAGTTCAACAAAGCAAATCCTTGTCAACCAGTTCTTCAGAATCTGCAAGACAGCTTTATCCTCGACCGAGTGATAAACTTAACCCTAAGACAATTAACCCA tttggtGAACAATCACGAGTGCCTTCTGCATTTGCAGCTGTTTACTCTAAAGGAGGTATTCCCTGCAG GTTGGTCCACGGTTCTGTGAAACACAGGTTGCAGTGGGAATGTCCTCCTGAAAATCTTCCATTTGACCCTCTTCTTATTACTTTAGCTGAG gGTCTGAGAGAGACTAAACATCCATATACGTTTGTGTCAAAGGAAGGTTTTAGAGAATTACTCTTGGTCACAGGTGCTCCTGAAAAAGCTGTGCCTTTGCTTCCTAGACTGATTCCCGTGCTGAAGGCAGCTCTG GTCCACTTGGATGATGGCGTATTTGAAAGAGGACTGAATGCCCTGGTGCAGCTAAGCGGCGTTGTTGGTCCTTCTCTGAATGACCATCTGAAACATCTGCTTACAAGT ctttccaaGAGACTAAGGGACAAGAAATTCAAAGAGCCAATCACCAGTGCATTACAGAAGCTAGAGCAGCATGGTGGAAGT GGGAGCCTCCTCATCATCAAATCTAAAATTCCAACATATTGCTCCATATGCTGTTGA